From a region of the Ovis aries strain OAR_USU_Benz2616 breed Rambouillet chromosome 2, ARS-UI_Ramb_v3.0, whole genome shotgun sequence genome:
- the PABIR1 gene encoding PPP2R1A-PPP2R2A-interacting phosphatase regulator 1: protein MAQEKMELDLELPPGSGGNPAEGSSSGGGGGLRRSNSAPLIHGLSDTSPVFQAEAPSARRNSTTFPNRHGLLLPASPVRMHSSRLHQIKQEEGMDLINRETVHEREVQNAMQISHSWEESFSLSDNDVEKSASPKRIDFIPVSPAPSPTRGIGKQCFSPSLQSFVSSNGLPPSPIPSPTTRFTTRRSQSPINCIRPSVLGPLKRKCEMETEYQPKRFFQGITNMLSSDVAQLSDPGVCVSSDTLDGNSSSAGSSCNSPAKVSTTTDSPVSPAQAASPFIPVDELSSK from the coding sequence ATGGCCCAGGAGAAGATGGAGCTAGACCTGGAGCTCCCTCCGGGCTCAGGTGGGAACCCGGCGGAGGGCAGCAGCAGTGGCGGCGGCGGGGGCCTCAGGAGATCTAACAGCGCCCCCCTGATCCACGGCCTCAGTGACACTTCTCCGGTGTTCCAGGCCGAGGCGCCGAGCGCCAGGCGAAACAGCACAACGTTCCCGAACCGCCACGGCCTGCTTCTGCCGGCCTCCCCAGTCCGCATGCACAGCAGCCGCTTGCACCAGATCAaacaggaggagggcatggactTGATCAATCGAGAGACTGTCCACGAGCGCGAGGTGCAGAACGCAATGCAGATAAGCCACTCCTGGGAGGAAAGTTTCAGCCTGAGCGACAACGACGTGGAGAAATCTGCCTCCCCGAAACGCATCGATTTCATTCCGGTGTCGCCAGCACCGTCGCCTACCCGGGGAATTGGAAAGCAGTGTTTTTCACCATCCTTGCAAAGTTTTGTGAGTAGCAATGGATTGCCTCCAAGTCCTATTCCCAGCCCAACGACCCGATTTACTACCCGGAGAAGCCAGAGTCCCATTAATTGCATTAGACCAAGTGTTCTTGGACcattgaaaagaaaatgtgaaatggaAACTGAATATCAGCCAAAGAGATTTTTCCAAGGCATCACCAACATGCTTTCTTCTGACGTTGCGCAGCTGTCAGATCcgggtgtgtgtgtatcttccgATACCCTTGATGGAAACAGCAGCAGCGCCGGATCTTCTTGTAACTCACCAGCGAAAGTCAGCACTACCACCGACTCTCCTGTGTCGCCTGCCCAAGCGGCCTCTCCATTTATTCCAGTAGATGAACTTTCATCTAAGTGA